The segment TATTCTCCCCTTGAATTGAATTTCGAGGCGTTTGAACTTTTCGAGGCCTTTGAGGATTAGTTTGTTTCCTTCAATTTTGTATTGGTCGTTTCTGAGGACTATTAAGCCTTCTCCCTTGATGTAGTTTGGTGGTTTGGGTTTGAGCCAGTTGGGGGGTTCTCCGTTCCGCGTGTTCCTTAAGAGTGAGAAGAAGCTTCTCCAGCTTTCGGCGTTCTTCCTGCAGATTTGTTGAACTGTTGCCGAGCCTATTTCGGATTTGAATGTTTCTCTTGGGTTTTTGAGGGTTGAGTTTTACCGTTATTGACCGCTTCATTCTAAAGTATGGTAATGTTTTTTAGGCTTTAAAATAGTTTTGCTTTCCTGTTTAAAGGCTGTTGGGCGGTTTACTGCATCCCCACCCTAAAGGACGAGGCCTTCAGAAGAAAAAAGTAACTCCATGAAATTCCCAAGAATCCTCGTTCCTCTTTTTGCTTTTGTGTGGGAATTAATACCTCTCTTTGAAATTCATGTTAGGATACTATATTAAAGGCGGAATGGTTCATTTCGAGAACTGGACTGGCCCCGCCGGAGGTCCTACGCCTGTTGGTGGGCGTATTTCCCTTCTCCAATTTTCATTGTTCTGGTTCTTCTTCCCGCGCTCGTGCTCCTAGCTTCGTATATTTTCCACAGGGATTTATCGGTTAGAAATTTTGGCATCTCCATGTTGTTTTCACTATTGGTTGCTACCATAGCACCAGTTTTCATACTTGACCTCTCCATCGATTTTATTCTCCTCATACTTGTGTCCTTGAGCGATGGAATCTTTCTCGGAAAGGACATGGGGGTAGGGCAATTCTTGCCTTTGAAGGATTTTTACTGGGGCTGGTGGTTATATGGGTAATATCTGCTCAATTCCACGGTGCGTGCTAGAGATACCCAATGGGGTGAAGTCCATGAAAGCAGGTGATGTAAGATCGTTATCTGGCGTGGCTGTTTCATAGATGGTTAGAAGTGTGAAGTTTTGGTGTTTTTTGTCTTGCCGTAATTTTTAAATAGTTTTGAGGTGGATTTTGTTGTGATGGGCAGTCCTTGATATGTGGGGTTGTTAAGCCTGAATGGAGGCTGCTGAAAAGCCTGAAGATGTGGGGAGTTTCCGTTCCCCCCGAAAGCCAGCCTATGAAGAGGGGAGGCTGGAAGGTTAGTCGTAACGGGGTTTACAAACTTTACGCAAGTTACGGCTAACCAGAACGGGTAGTTGGGAAAGACAAGTGGGAAAAAGTGCTACTCAGTATTGCGGGCTTTCTACCAAGCCTTATAATAGGCATGATAATAGCGGCTGAACTCACAGCCGTATGGTGTTAATAGGTGGTGAGTGAACCCATGAAGCTTCGCTCGCTCCTTTATCTTTTCCTTTTTCCAACATGGGAGGTCCTGCTCATGATTTTACTCCCTTCGGGATACTACGTCGGGGCTTCTTGCCTTCAGACTCATCCCTATCCAATCTGCGGCTTCCACTTTCGCCCATCAGCAACTTTCGTTCTCCTCGTGACGGCACCGTTTCTAATCTCAATTATCCTCGGCCTCTGGAAGAAATGGGACGAGCTCGTAGCATTTGGGATCCCTTCGCTTGCCGTTGTCTTGGTAACGCTTCTTCTCCTGTACCTCTTCGAAGAGTCATGGATTTCCTTTTTTCGTGCCTGTAATAGTCCCGGTGGTCCTGTATAGCCTCCCATGTATAAGACTGGACAGCCCTATAAAAAGAGCGGAAAGGCTGGTATGGATAGCCACGTCACTCATAGTCTCGTTTATCCTCTGCATTATGGTGTGGAATGGCATATCAATAATGGTATGAGGCAGAATATCTATCTCAATTTAGAAGGTGGCAAACCATGAAAACCCGAAGAACTCTCTTCCATCTTTTTGTCCTTGCCTCATCAACGGCGTGGGAGCTTTTCCTCGCATACAACGCACCCCGGCTGGACGACTACTACATCAAAGGCGGAATGATTCATCTGAGCAGTGGAGTCATCAAATGCTGGGGGGAGTACTCACCATCATTAACTTTTGTCATTTTCGTTCTCCTCCCCGCTCTCGTCTTGCTCGCCCTGTCTCTCCTCTTCAAGAAAGCCACCCTAAAGAAATCGGGTCTCGCGATTGGAGTGCCCGTTCTGTTGGTGGTTCTCGTCTCCCTCATAAACCCCGATAGTTCTCTCTTGGCCCTGCCCGTCATCTCCGTCGGCGTTGGTGCTGTGCTCGGGGAAGGAAAAGGAGAGAAGGCGTTGCTCGCTATCGAGGGCTTTTTGCCGGGTTTTGTTGTGCTTACGATAATACTCGGCGGGCTTGCGGTCAGTTGCTGATGGAAGGGGAAGCACCATGAGACGAGTCATGCCATTCCTGCTCCCCATCGTCGAGTTCGCACTTGCCTTTGCCGTCCCGCGAGAGGACTACGTGAAGGCCCTCTGCTGGTCGAGAAGCCCTCCCGCCTGTTCCTTTGAGTTCTCTCCCTCCCCGGTCTTCTTCTTAGCCGTTGCGCTTCCCTTCGTCCTTCTCACGGTTCTCTCGCTCTGGAGAAACTGGAGGGAAACCGCCATTCTCTCGGGCTCCGCTGGAGTCGCCGTGCTAACCGGCACGGCGCTCTTGGCCGTCCACGAAGGAATCGCCCTGCCCACCGTTCTGCTCCTCATTCCCATCCTCCAGTGGGTTGGGGAGAGGGTTTTGAAAATACAGGTGAGGAGAACGGATAAAGCCCTCTGGACAGTCTCGGCCGTTCTGAGCTTCCTTGCGGTCTGGATTGTGGTTCGCATGGGGCTCGCGGTTAGTGTGTGAGAAAAAAGAGGTGGGGGCTCACTCCTCCCCAAAAATCCTCTCGACGAACCACTTCTCGTCGAAGGGCTTGAGGTCGTCGTAGCCCTGGCCGACGCCGACGAAGAGTATCGGCGCGCCGATGGCGTGGCTTATGCTCAGCGCCGCACCGCCGCGGGCGTCGGCGTCCAGCTTGGTGAGAATTACTCCGTCGATCTTCACCGCCTCGTTGAACTGCTTCGCCTGCTCGACGACGGAGTTGCCGGCGAGGCTGTCGCCGACGAATATCACCAGGTCGGGCTTGGTTACGCGCGCTATCTTCTTCATCTCGTCCATGAGGTTTCTGTTCAGCTCGTTTCTGCCTGCTGTGTCTATAAGGACGACGTCCAGCCCCCTCGCCTTTGCGTGCTGGATCGCGTCGTAGGCGACGGCAGCAGGGTCGGCACCGTAGGAGTGCTTGATGACCTTAACCCCGACGCGCTTTGCGTGCTCCTCGACCTGCTCTATCGCCCCTGCACGGAAGGTGTCGCTGGCAGCTATGACAACGCTTAAACCGTTCTTCTTGAGCCAGTGGGCGAGCTTGGCTATGGTCGTTGTCTTCCCGGAGCCGTTGAAGCCCACGAAGGCTATGACGAAGGGCTTCTCCTCCTTAGACTTTATCAGCTCAAGAAGGTCTATCTTCTTCTCCGGTGTCAGGACCTCAAGAACGGCCTCACGAACGGCCTCTTCAACCAGTGCCTTCTTGTTCGTACCTATCTTGACCTTCTGGCCGACGAGCTTCTCCTTTATCCTCTCCTTGAGCTCCTCGACGGTTTCAAGTGCCACGTCCGCCTCAAGGAGCTCTATTTCCAGGTCCCAGAGCGCATTTTCCACGTCCTTCTCGCTTATTTCAGTTTGGGCAACCCTCTCCACAAATGAGCCTAATTTCTCCTTGAGCCTTCCCAGCATCTTTACCACCTGATGAGCGAGCAACTTAAGCCTATATAATTATTATGAAGTGCCCTCGGCGATAGCTGGTGTCATCACACCTCAGACCCGAAGCCACTCGTCATCGGGCGGGAGTGTCTCCTCCCCGGGGTTTATAAACCGTACGTGCCCGTTCAGTACCTCCTGACGTAGGTTTTGCTCTCGACTATTCGCCCGTCCTCCAGACGCATCACATCGACCCTTTCGAACCCGACGGTTTCCCTCTTGTATGCGATTAGATAGTCAATGAAGTCCTTGATTCTGTAGCGCGTTATCGAATCCTTCACGTACTTATGTTCGTACAGCAGAATGAGCTTGTCCCTGTGCTCTCCCAGCCACTTCTGGAGCCTTTCCCTCTCAGCCTTCGAGCGCGAGAGGGGGTTGATTATCAGGTACACATCGAAGTCGTCACTCTCAAACGGTGGGCCGATGTAGACGTCACCGTTCACCTGGAATGGAATGTATTCAGCAAGCACGCGCCTGCCATCCTTGCTCCAGGCATTGATGTATATTTTCGCAAGCCTCTTCCCGTCTCCAGTTATTAAAATGGCTCCCGAGTTCAGTTCGGCTATTTTCTTCAGCATGGTCATCACAAAAAACTTTTACTCTGAGGTTAAAATTCTTTCTCAAATTTTCGGCTTCCTGGGGACCATAAAGTATATATTGCGCTTTACGGGTATACCTTTGAAAACTCGCGGGGTGTTAGCATGAAGAAGCTGTTTAGCTTGTTTTTAATTGGCATCTTGGCTCTCGGTGTAGTGGCCAGCGGCTGCATAAGCGGCGGGGAAGAAAAAACCGGAATAAACATCCTCTACACGTACACCGGTTCATTCGGAGACCCTGCTAAGGGGAAGCAGGCGGCGCAGGCCCAGCTCCAGCAGGGCGCCTGGGTCATCTACCAGGTCGCTGGCGGTACCGGTCTCGGTGTCTTCGAGGCCGTCGGTGACTACCTGGAGGCCAACGACAAGAAGATGGGTCCTCCGTTCGCGCTAGGTGTTGACTCTGCCCAGGACTGGATTAAGCCGGGCGTTATAATAGCGAGCATGATGAAGCGTGTTGACGTTGGTGTTTACAACGCCGTCAAGCAGGCCGAGGAGAACCAGTTCAGGGGTGGTGTCGTCGAGCTCGGCCTCAAGGAGGGCGGTGTTAAGCTCTCAACGATAGAAGACGTCAAGGCCATGTTTGACTCCCTCCCGGCCGACGTCAAGGAGAAGAAGCTCCAGGACCTCGGCTTCGAGAGCGAGGACGAGCTCATACAGTTCCTTGAGCAGACCAGAAATCAGGTTCCAGACTGGATCTGGGGGGCCGTTGACGACCTCCAGAACCAGATAGTCAACGGACAGATAATCGTTCCGAAGGCCACCTCCAAGGACCAGATTGAGCTCCTCAGGAAGGCCGACGACTGGAAGGCCATGGAGGAATACGCCAAGAACTGGAGTGCGAGCGAACCCAAGCCCGAAACTTACTTCAACGAGAGCCTCAACAGCAGACAGAATACGAAAAAGATAGCCATCGTCTACGACGTCGGCGGCAGGGGTGACCTCAGCTTCAACGACATGGCCTACATGGGTGCCGAGAGGGCCGCCAAGGAGTTTGGCCTTGACCTCATCGAGCTCCAGAGCAACAGCGAGAACGACTACCTGCCGAACCTCAGGAGCCTCGCCAAGACCGGTGAGTACGACATCATAATCGCGGTTGGATTCATGATGACCAACGCGGTTAAGCAGGTCGCCCAGGAGTATCCGGACCAGAGGTTCGTCATCATAGACGGTTACGACCCAGAGATGCCCCACAACGTCCAGATGGTTCTCTTCAAGGAAAACGAGGGTTCAACCCTTGCGGGTGCCCTCGCGGCGCTGATAGCTCTCAACGACAACAAGGACACCATCGGTATCGTCCTCGGTATGGAGATTCCGGTTCTCTACAAGTTCGAGGGCGGCTACCGCTTCGGCGCCTACTGGGCCCTTGACTACTACGAGAACAACAAGCAGTGATTCTTCTCCCCTCTTTTTGTTTCCCTTTTGGAGGTGATAGGGATGGAAGAGAAAACTCCAGTGCTTGAGATGCGGGACATCGTCAAGGTTTACCCCGACGGGACGAGGGCCCTCAAGGGGGTTACCCTCAAGGTTTACGAAGGCGAAATCCTCGGCCTCCTCGGCGAGAACGGTGCCGGAAAGACCACACTCATGAAGGTTCTCTTCGGAATGCTTAAGCCGACCAGGGGAAAAATCTTCCTCCGCGGAAAGGAGGTCCGCTTCAAAAGCCCAGAGGATGCCATAGCGAACGGAATAGGCATGGTCCACCAGCACTTTACCCTCGTTGAGGTCTTCAACGCTCTCGAGAACATAATCCTGGGAATGGAAGGTCACGGGCTATTCTCAAAGATAGACGTTGAGAACGCCAGAAAAGGGCTTCGGAAGCTCATGGACGAGCTGAACTTTCAGGTTCCGCTCGATGTGCCGGTTGAGAACCTCCCGGTTGGAGTTCAGCAGAGGATTGAAATCCTCAAGATGCTCTACCGCAACGTTGACGTACTCATCCTTGACGAGCCCACAGCGGTTCTCACCCCGATTGAGGTCAAGGAGCTCTTCACGGTTCTCAGAAAGCTCAAGGAGCAGGGGAAGACGATAATCTTCATCAGCCACAAGCTCAACGAGGTCATGGAGATAACAGACAGGGTGACGGTCATAAGGAAGGGAGAGGTCGTTGGAACGGTTAAGACGAGCGAGGCAACGCCACAGCTTCTTGCGAGGATGATGGTCGGAAGGGATGTTGTTCTGAGGATTGAGAAACCTCCCAAGGAGCCCGGCGAGGTTATCTTCCGCGTTGAGAACCTGTGGGTGAAAGGCGACAGGGGTGAGGACGCGGTTAGGGGGCTCACCTTTGAGGTTCGCGCTGGAGAGATATTCGGAATAGCCGGTGTCGAGGGCAACGGTCAGAGCGAGCTCATCGAAGCCATAACCGGGCTTAGGAAGGTGGAGAAGGGTACGGTTTACCTCAAAGGCATTGATATAACGGGCAAGAAGCCGAGGGAGCTCTACGACATGGGAGTGGCGCATATTCCAGAGGACAGAACGCACATGGGACTGATCCTTGATATGAGCGTGATGGAAAACTCCATACTGGGGATGCACTGGAGAAAGGAGTTCTCCAGGGGAGTCCTCCTCGACTGGGACAAAGTTGAAGAGCACGCGGAGAGGCTCATCAAGGAGTTCGAGGTCAGCGCGCCGGGAACGAGGGCCCCGGTGAAGAGCCTGAGCGGAGGAAACCAGCAGAAGCTCATAGCGGCGAGGGAGGTCAGCAAGAGGCCGGATTTCATCATAGCGGCACAGCCGACGAGGGGTGTTGATGTTGCATCGACGGAGTACATCAGGAACTACCTCGTGAGGCTCAGGAACGAGGGCAAGGCCGTTCTGCTCGTCTCGGCTGACCTCGACGAGGTTCTGCAGCTCAGCGACAGGATGGCGATAATGTACGAGGGCCAGTTCATGGGGATAGTCAAGCCGGACGAGGTAACCGAGGAGCAGATCGGACTCATGATGGGAGGTGTTAAGGCATGAGCCTCCAGGGTGATCTTAGGGGTTACGTCAAGCCCATTGCCGAGAGCGTGCTCGCGATACTTATAGGCGCGTTCATAGGTGCACTCGTGCTGTGGTTCAGCGGCTACAGCCCAACCTCGGCCTATTACTGGCTGATAATGGGTTCCCTCGGTTCGACCGATGGGATAGCCGAAACCCTCAGCAAGTCCGCCCCGCTGATACTGACCGCCCTCACCTTCGCCATCGGGGCAAGAACGGGCTTATTCAACATCGGTGCCGAGGGAACGGTTTACTTCGGTGCGATAGCGGCTATAATAGTCACCCAGTACCTCCAGAACCCTATAGCGGGCCTCCTCGCGGGACTGCTCATTGGAGCCCTGTGGGCCTTCCCGGCGGCCGTTCTCAAGGTCTACCGGGGAGTGCACGAGGTCATCTCGACCATCATGTTCAACTGGATTGCCTTCTTCCTAGTGAGCTGGCTCGCCGTGAGCGTCTACTACAACCCCAAGGACCCCAACAGCACACTTTCAATTCCACCGGGCGCGAGGCTTCCCCTCCTCGTAAAGAGCACGAGCCTTTCATGGGCCTTTATCATAGCAATCCTCTCCGCTGTGGTCATCTTCATCGTCATGTGGCACACCAAACTTGGATACGAGCTCAGAACCAGCGGTCAGAACCCGAGGGCGGCGGAATACGGCGGAATCAACCCCAAACGCTCGGCGATATGGTCCTTCGTCATAGGCGGAATGACGGCCGGACTGGCCGGGGCCGGAATAGTCATGGGGACACCGCCGAGCTACGCGATAACCCAGGGACTGGCCAACGTCTACGGCTACGGTTTCGACGGAATAGGCGTCTCCCTCGTCGGCAGGAACCACCCGCTCGGCATAATCTTCGCGGGAATACTCTTCGGCGCGCTGAGTGCAGGGGCAACCGCGATGCAACAGTTCGCGGGCGTTCCCCTTGAGATGGTCAAGGTCATCGAGGGAATCATCATCATAGCCGTCGCCGTGCCCGGCCTGCTGGACATATTCTCAAAGCTCCTCAGGAGGGGTGAGGCATGAACGAGACGATGGTGATCAGCCTGCTCCTCGGCTCGCTGGCGGCGATGGTTCCAATAGCCCTCACGAGCATCGGTGCGGTGATAAGCGAAAGGGCAGGAGTGGTTAACATCGGCTACGAGGGAATCCTGATGTTCTCGGCGTTCTTCGGGGCAATCTTCGCGGAGATGGCAGGCAACGGATGGGTTGGACTGCTTGGCGGGGCCTTCGTCGGCCTGCTCTTCGGCGCCCTTCACGGCGTCCTGACGGTATACCTCAAGGGCGACCATGTCATTCCTGGTATAGGCCTCAACCTCCTCGGTCTTGGTGCCGTTGCCTTCGGAATAAGGGCCTACTGGGGAACCGCCGGCCAGCACCAGGTTCCAAGCAACGCCCAGATTAGTCCGCTGTGGATGGACGCCTTTGGAAACTCGCTCAGCCCCATGGTGCCGATAACGATAGCGATAGCCATCATAGCCTGGTGGGTGCTCTTCAAGACGCCCTTCGGACTGAGGATAAGGGCTGTCGGTGAGAACCCAGAGGCGGCAGACGCGCTCGGAATAAACGTTGAGCTCTACCGCTTCACGGCTGTACTGATAGCGAGCGCTTTGGCGGGCGTTGCAGGGGCATACCTGAGCGTTGACTGGCTTGGAACGGTGACCAAGACGATTGCCGCGGGAAGGGGTTTCATAGCCCTCGCCAACATGGTCTTCAGCGGCTGGAACCCGGTTGTGGCACTTGGAGGAGCGTTCCTCTTCGGGTTCTTCGACAACTTCGCCA is part of the Thermococcus celericrescens genome and harbors:
- a CDS encoding ABC transporter ATP-binding protein, producing the protein MEEKTPVLEMRDIVKVYPDGTRALKGVTLKVYEGEILGLLGENGAGKTTLMKVLFGMLKPTRGKIFLRGKEVRFKSPEDAIANGIGMVHQHFTLVEVFNALENIILGMEGHGLFSKIDVENARKGLRKLMDELNFQVPLDVPVENLPVGVQQRIEILKMLYRNVDVLILDEPTAVLTPIEVKELFTVLRKLKEQGKTIIFISHKLNEVMEITDRVTVIRKGEVVGTVKTSEATPQLLARMMVGRDVVLRIEKPPKEPGEVIFRVENLWVKGDRGEDAVRGLTFEVRAGEIFGIAGVEGNGQSELIEAITGLRKVEKGTVYLKGIDITGKKPRELYDMGVAHIPEDRTHMGLILDMSVMENSILGMHWRKEFSRGVLLDWDKVEEHAERLIKEFEVSAPGTRAPVKSLSGGNQQKLIAAREVSKRPDFIIAAQPTRGVDVASTEYIRNYLVRLRNEGKAVLLVSADLDEVLQLSDRMAIMYEGQFMGIVKPDEVTEEQIGLMMGGVKA
- the ftsY gene encoding signal recognition particle-docking protein FtsY, encoding MLGRLKEKLGSFVERVAQTEISEKDVENALWDLEIELLEADVALETVEELKERIKEKLVGQKVKIGTNKKALVEEAVREAVLEVLTPEKKIDLLELIKSKEEKPFVIAFVGFNGSGKTTTIAKLAHWLKKNGLSVVIAASDTFRAGAIEQVEEHAKRVGVKVIKHSYGADPAAVAYDAIQHAKARGLDVVLIDTAGRNELNRNLMDEMKKIARVTKPDLVIFVGDSLAGNSVVEQAKQFNEAVKIDGVILTKLDADARGGAALSISHAIGAPILFVGVGQGYDDLKPFDEKWFVERIFGEE
- a CDS encoding ABC transporter permease encodes the protein MSLQGDLRGYVKPIAESVLAILIGAFIGALVLWFSGYSPTSAYYWLIMGSLGSTDGIAETLSKSAPLILTALTFAIGARTGLFNIGAEGTVYFGAIAAIIVTQYLQNPIAGLLAGLLIGALWAFPAAVLKVYRGVHEVISTIMFNWIAFFLVSWLAVSVYYNPKDPNSTLSIPPGARLPLLVKSTSLSWAFIIAILSAVVIFIVMWHTKLGYELRTSGQNPRAAEYGGINPKRSAIWSFVIGGMTAGLAGAGIVMGTPPSYAITQGLANVYGYGFDGIGVSLVGRNHPLGIIFAGILFGALSAGATAMQQFAGVPLEMVKVIEGIIIIAVAVPGLLDIFSKLLRRGEA
- a CDS encoding BMP family lipoprotein — protein: MKKLFSLFLIGILALGVVASGCISGGEEKTGINILYTYTGSFGDPAKGKQAAQAQLQQGAWVIYQVAGGTGLGVFEAVGDYLEANDKKMGPPFALGVDSAQDWIKPGVIIASMMKRVDVGVYNAVKQAEENQFRGGVVELGLKEGGVKLSTIEDVKAMFDSLPADVKEKKLQDLGFESEDELIQFLEQTRNQVPDWIWGAVDDLQNQIVNGQIIVPKATSKDQIELLRKADDWKAMEEYAKNWSASEPKPETYFNESLNSRQNTKKIAIVYDVGGRGDLSFNDMAYMGAERAAKEFGLDLIELQSNSENDYLPNLRSLAKTGEYDIIIAVGFMMTNAVKQVAQEYPDQRFVIIDGYDPEMPHNVQMVLFKENEGSTLAGALAALIALNDNKDTIGIVLGMEIPVLYKFEGGYRFGAYWALDYYENNKQ
- a CDS encoding ABC transporter permease codes for the protein MNETMVISLLLGSLAAMVPIALTSIGAVISERAGVVNIGYEGILMFSAFFGAIFAEMAGNGWVGLLGGAFVGLLFGALHGVLTVYLKGDHVIPGIGLNLLGLGAVAFGIRAYWGTAGQHQVPSNAQISPLWMDAFGNSLSPMVPITIAIAIIAWWVLFKTPFGLRIRAVGENPEAADALGINVELYRFTAVLIASALAGVAGAYLSVDWLGTVTKTIAAGRGFIALANMVFSGWNPVVALGGAFLFGFFDNFAIYIQNNPWLAGTIPWQFIATLPYVVTLIVVAGIIGKARPPKWDGRPYKRE